From one Dermacentor silvarum isolate Dsil-2018 chromosome 3, BIME_Dsil_1.4, whole genome shotgun sequence genomic stretch:
- the LOC125944238 gene encoding uncharacterized protein LOC125944238 encodes MSVPTHAYVRYHDGASALIAVGLMREFSPQSVSDVAKNKLVYWAEPGEESEDYYPADVVVLGVSKKDLITSMAKKRIAVPPTEFDCPPSQATSVVDPKLARQAARENIQLSKKAKEMAILRNKRSRSSSHFSESEDDLVEKSLFKKEQRRCKVLEEKNRVLYEKLKKERLKNEKLQALLTTKFDMLLTRLHCNSRLASVATEMDLEHPSLEDDILQSQSPGMDMVITESFEDAVPAAPTAASRTVAQDEVPAAPAAASRTVAQDVAPTAPPVASTALPQQ; translated from the exons ATGTCCGTGCCGACACATGCCTATGTGCGGTACCATGATGGTGCGAGCGCTCTCATCGCAGTCGGGCTGATGCGTGAGTTTTCGCCTCAGTCGGTGAGCGATGTGGCAAAAAACAAGCTCGTGTATTGGGCGGAACCAGGCGAAGAGTCCGAGGACTATTACCCGGCCGATGTGGTGGTTCTTGGTG TGTCTAAGAAGGACCTCATCACCTCGATGGCGAAAAAAAGGATCGCCGTGCCGCCGACGGAATTTGATTGCCCACCGAGCCAGGCCACGTCGGTTGTG GATCCGAAGCTCGCTCGCCAGGCGGCTCGGGAAAATATCCAACTCTCAAAGAAGGCCAAGGAAATGGCAATATTGAGAAATAAAAGATCAAGGAGCAGCAGCCATTTCTCCGAAAGTGAGGATGATCTCGTGGAAAAGAGCCTCTTCAAAAAGGAGCAAAGAAGGTGCAAGGTGCTTGAGGAAAAAAACCGAGTGCTGTACGAGAAGCTAAAGAAAGAACGGCTGAAGAATGAAAAATTGCAGGCGCTGCTGACAACAAAGTTCG ATATGCTGTTGACAAGGCTACATTGCAACAGCAGATTGGCTTCTGTTGCCACTGAAATG GATTTGGAACATCCAAGTCTGGAGGATGACATTTTGCAG TCCCAAAGCCCAGGCATGGACATGGTTATCACGGAGTCTTTTGAG GATGCGGTGCCTGCTGCACCAACTGCAGCCAGCAGGACCGTGGCACAG GATGAGGTGCCTGCTGCACCAGCTGCAGCCAGCAGGACCGTGGCACAG GATGTGGCACCAACAGCACCACCTGTAGCCAGCACGGCCTTGCCACAG